One window of Litorilinea aerophila genomic DNA carries:
- a CDS encoding ABC transporter permease — MRELTPALAREKPGASVVMQPEQPGLVTRWQRSVMRFVRSSPIGTVAVLIWLALILVAIFAPVLAPYDPLEADYGAVRQGPTAAHWLGTDHLGRDVLSRIIYGSRITLIVSLSSVLLGDLLGFIWGIASGYLGGRFDMLSQRLVDILMSFPALILALLLLVVLGAGLTTVIVAIAVTRIPSSTRITRSVVLSIKETAYVEAARMIGASQLRIMRLHIAPQCVAPILVVATLHLGAAIFAESALSFLGMGIPPPAPSWGNMLGGVLAAAFKPPWWLVVFPGVAITIAIMAANLMGDALRDFLDPKLKKRLE, encoded by the coding sequence ATGCGCGAACTAACTCCTGCCCTCGCCCGTGAAAAGCCCGGTGCCTCCGTGGTGATGCAGCCAGAGCAACCAGGCCTGGTAACCCGCTGGCAGCGAAGCGTGATGCGTTTTGTGCGCTCATCGCCCATCGGGACGGTGGCTGTCCTCATCTGGCTGGCGCTCATCCTGGTGGCCATCTTTGCGCCGGTGCTGGCTCCCTACGACCCGCTGGAAGCCGATTACGGCGCCGTACGCCAGGGGCCGACCGCGGCCCACTGGTTGGGCACTGACCACCTGGGTCGGGATGTGCTGAGCCGCATCATCTACGGCTCCCGCATCACCCTGATCGTCAGTCTCTCCTCGGTGCTGTTGGGGGATCTGCTGGGTTTCATCTGGGGGATCGCCAGCGGCTATCTGGGCGGCCGTTTCGACATGCTCAGCCAGCGCCTGGTGGATATCCTCATGTCCTTCCCCGCCCTGATCCTGGCGCTGCTGCTCCTGGTGGTGTTGGGGGCTGGCCTGACGACGGTCATTGTGGCCATCGCCGTCACCCGGATCCCCTCGTCCACCCGCATCACCCGTTCGGTGGTCCTGTCGATCAAGGAGACCGCCTACGTGGAGGCTGCCCGCATGATCGGCGCATCCCAGCTTCGCATCATGCGGCTACACATCGCCCCCCAGTGTGTAGCCCCCATCCTGGTGGTGGCGACCCTTCACCTGGGCGCGGCCATCTTTGCCGAATCCGCCCTCAGCTTCCTGGGCATGGGCATTCCCCCGCCCGCGCCCAGTTGGGGCAACATGCTGGGCGGCGTGCTGGCGGCTGCCTTCAAGCCGCCCTGGTGGCTGGTGGTCTTCCCGGGGGTGGCCATCACCATCGCCATCATGGCGGCGAACCTGATGGGCGATGCCCTGCGGGACTTCCTGGACCCCAAACTGAAGAAGCGACTGGAATAG
- a CDS encoding aspartate/glutamate racemase family protein, translating into MSRKKIALIHTATMLAPALTKLCREALPDAEIFNIVDESLIANTIAAQKLTPTTYRRVAGYIASAEEAGADAILVTCSSIGPAVEAARPLVNVPVLRIDEPMADQAVRLGRRIGVIATLSTTLEPTTELVRARAAAQGKEVEIVQHLCTGAFEAVIAGDTATHDRLVREGLQALMDAQVDVIVLAQASMARVVETLPSSARTVPILSSPEPGIAALKEVVQAL; encoded by the coding sequence ATGAGCCGAAAAAAGATTGCCCTGATTCACACCGCCACCATGCTGGCGCCAGCCCTCACGAAACTATGCCGGGAAGCGTTGCCCGATGCTGAGATCTTTAACATTGTGGATGAAAGCCTCATCGCCAACACCATCGCCGCCCAAAAGCTCACCCCCACCACCTACCGGCGGGTGGCCGGCTACATCGCCTCCGCCGAGGAGGCCGGCGCCGACGCGATCCTGGTCACCTGCTCCTCCATCGGCCCGGCCGTGGAAGCCGCGCGGCCCCTGGTCAACGTGCCCGTGTTGCGCATCGACGAGCCCATGGCAGACCAGGCGGTGCGCCTGGGGCGACGTATCGGGGTCATCGCCACCCTGTCCACCACCCTGGAACCCACCACCGAGCTGGTGCGGGCCCGGGCTGCCGCCCAGGGCAAGGAGGTGGAGATCGTGCAACACCTCTGCACAGGGGCCTTCGAGGCGGTGATCGCCGGCGACACCGCCACCCACGACCGGCTGGTCCGGGAGGGGCTCCAGGCCCTGATGGACGCCCAGGTCGATGTGATCGTCCTGGCCCAGGCCTCCATGGCTCGGGTAGTGGAAACATTGCCGTCATCCGCGCGCACCGTTCCCATCCTCTCCAGCCCGGAACCCGGCATCGCGGCCCTGAAGGAGGTCGTCCAGGCGCTGTGA
- a CDS encoding ABC transporter substrate-binding protein: protein MNPVQPTDPRPRAARSISRRTFLQILGAGAGMGLLAGCAPSTPAPSEPPAAPQAPAEPEQPASWEGGFLRPGGNPKRGGTLRTAFGVTTASFDLHQGGAAHVLCHMYNNLVRRNLVDGLRSVVPDLAESWEVSEDGKTYTFTLREGVKFHDGEPFSADDVVATFNRIINPPEGIISQFKNEFAMVESVEAVDARTVRFTLSAPRAYFVDLLAGTAFGIYSKKTLEEHNYDLREVIAPGTGAFRYVEYKTAEKWVLERNPDYWDSELPYIDTLEMLHVPAWSDRGTAVLTGQADMSWNVAFETWTEGENRPDIVQVNKLANFGAYWVLFNTKQPPFDDPRVRRAIHLAVSRQNLIKAFATQEQINLTRWVPYGDPYATPPEVIAQLPGYREDKTEDIETARGLLAEAGFADGITGVELLAASGPQAELLAPAFQDMLLRNLNIQADIRIIERSLLGQEEQAGNFQMVLDTYGHSISDISPRANLWWRTGGSQNWGGYSNPEFDALLDQIDNETDVETRRDLIAQAQDLLDQDPPWFLIGYTFHLPMWRNTVKGLALDNRAFAEWGRIETVWLDV, encoded by the coding sequence ATGAACCCAGTCCAACCCACCGATCCCCGTCCGCGAGCGGCCCGCTCCATCTCCCGCCGTACTTTTCTTCAGATCTTGGGTGCCGGCGCAGGTATGGGCCTGCTGGCCGGCTGTGCCCCCAGCACGCCGGCCCCCTCGGAGCCGCCGGCCGCGCCCCAGGCACCGGCTGAACCGGAGCAGCCCGCCAGTTGGGAGGGCGGCTTCCTGCGCCCGGGCGGCAACCCCAAACGGGGCGGAACCCTGCGTACGGCCTTCGGCGTGACCACGGCCAGCTTCGACCTGCACCAGGGCGGCGCGGCCCATGTCCTCTGCCACATGTACAACAATCTGGTGCGTCGCAACCTGGTGGATGGCCTGCGCAGCGTGGTGCCGGACCTGGCCGAGAGCTGGGAAGTCTCTGAGGACGGCAAGACCTACACCTTCACCCTGCGGGAAGGGGTGAAGTTCCACGACGGCGAGCCCTTCAGCGCCGACGACGTGGTCGCCACCTTCAACCGCATCATCAACCCGCCGGAAGGCATCATCAGCCAGTTTAAGAACGAATTCGCCATGGTGGAATCGGTGGAGGCGGTGGACGCCCGAACCGTGCGCTTCACCCTCAGCGCGCCCCGGGCCTATTTCGTGGATCTGTTGGCTGGCACCGCCTTCGGCATCTACTCCAAAAAGACGTTGGAAGAACACAACTACGACCTGCGGGAAGTCATCGCCCCGGGTACCGGCGCCTTCCGCTACGTGGAGTACAAGACCGCGGAGAAATGGGTCCTGGAGCGCAATCCCGACTACTGGGACAGCGAGCTGCCCTACATCGACACCCTGGAGATGCTCCACGTCCCGGCCTGGTCGGACCGGGGCACCGCCGTGCTGACGGGGCAGGCGGACATGTCCTGGAACGTGGCCTTTGAAACGTGGACCGAGGGCGAGAACCGGCCGGATATCGTCCAGGTGAACAAGCTGGCCAACTTTGGCGCCTACTGGGTGCTCTTCAACACCAAGCAGCCGCCCTTCGACGATCCCCGGGTGCGGCGGGCCATCCACCTGGCGGTCAGCCGTCAGAATCTGATCAAGGCCTTCGCCACCCAGGAGCAGATCAACCTGACCCGGTGGGTGCCCTACGGCGATCCCTACGCCACGCCGCCGGAGGTGATCGCCCAGCTTCCCGGCTACCGCGAGGACAAGACCGAGGACATCGAAACGGCCCGGGGACTGCTGGCCGAGGCCGGCTTCGCCGATGGCATCACCGGCGTGGAGCTGCTGGCCGCGTCGGGCCCCCAGGCAGAGCTGTTGGCGCCGGCCTTCCAAGACATGTTGCTGCGCAACCTCAACATCCAGGCCGACATCCGCATCATCGAGCGCTCCCTGTTGGGCCAGGAGGAGCAGGCCGGCAACTTCCAGATGGTGCTGGATACCTACGGCCACAGCATTTCCGACATCTCCCCCCGGGCCAACCTGTGGTGGCGCACCGGCGGCTCCCAGAACTGGGGCGGCTATTCCAACCCCGAATTTGACGCGCTGTTGGATCAGATTGACAATGAGACCGACGTCGAAACCCGCCGCGATCTCATCGCCCAGGCCCAAGATCTGCTGGACCAGGATCCGCCCTGGTTCCTCATCGGCTACACCTTCCACCTGCCCATGTGGCGCAACACGGTGAAGGGGCTGGCCCTGGACAACCGGGCCTTTGCCGAGTGGGGGCGGATTGAGACTGTCTGGCTGGATGTCTGA
- a CDS encoding MFS transporter, whose amino-acid sequence MPAEPTTVEKLRGLPWSVATNATNTVFVQFTFFGSAFVLFLDQLHLSKADIGFILSLIPFSNLVALGVAPAVARFGFKRTFLWFYGARKAVTALLLLTPWVVAHWGSQLAFWFVASVVALFAIFRTVEETAYYPWNQEFVPNFVRGKYAATSNIFTALVGVASVAVAGLVIERSQGLNGFMLLIAVGVLFGFASVWASAHIPGGAPLQGPELEASRKRHLLHALHDGNFVRYLLGLGVMTLGITPLTSFLPLFMEEKVGLSSGSVILLQLGTLVGTLASSYLWGWAADRYGSRPVMLTGAGMIVLLPLFWWAMPRHESWSLYVALLIAFFQGVANLGWGIGAGRLLFVGIVPTDKKNDYLALYFAWAGLVAGASQWIGGQILDGSRDLSGRIWLLDVDAYTPLFVLALGLPLVSVVLLRQVRGDSPVSMGEFAGIFLRGNPFLAMGSLIRFYRAQEEHDAVRVTARLGDAHSPLTVDELLEALADPRFNVRFEAILAIARMPPNPRLTQALVDVLNGKSPALSVIAAWALGRIGDRGALDALRASLNAGYRSIQAHSARSLGTLGDQAMVPELLARLAQESDEGLRVAYASALGKLGARGATRPLLTLLRDCRDEATRMELALAVARLVGQEGRFIRLWRQARGQPGTALSQAVSAVAREWRRHLGQEEPRLAELATCAELFAREELLAAAQALSQLLLQAPATLYDEEILDVLHECGLRLRLCGVRRLEYLLLAVHTLRWGWR is encoded by the coding sequence ATGCCCGCAGAACCCACAACGGTGGAAAAGCTCCGTGGCCTGCCCTGGAGCGTCGCCACCAATGCCACCAACACCGTCTTTGTCCAGTTCACCTTTTTCGGTTCGGCCTTTGTTCTGTTCCTGGACCAGCTCCACCTGAGCAAGGCGGACATCGGTTTCATCCTTTCCCTGATTCCCTTTTCCAACCTGGTCGCCCTGGGCGTGGCCCCGGCGGTGGCGCGCTTTGGCTTCAAGCGCACTTTCCTCTGGTTCTATGGCGCGCGCAAAGCGGTCACGGCCCTGTTGCTGCTGACGCCCTGGGTGGTAGCCCACTGGGGAAGCCAGCTGGCCTTCTGGTTCGTGGCCAGTGTGGTGGCCCTCTTTGCCATCTTTCGCACGGTGGAGGAGACCGCCTACTACCCCTGGAACCAGGAATTTGTCCCCAATTTCGTCCGGGGCAAGTACGCCGCCACCAGCAACATCTTCACGGCGCTGGTCGGCGTTGCCTCGGTGGCGGTGGCGGGCCTGGTGATCGAGCGCTCCCAGGGGCTGAACGGCTTCATGCTCCTGATTGCCGTGGGGGTTCTCTTCGGCTTTGCCTCCGTGTGGGCATCGGCCCACATCCCCGGGGGGGCGCCCCTCCAGGGGCCGGAGCTGGAGGCCAGCCGGAAGCGGCACCTGCTCCACGCCCTGCACGACGGGAACTTTGTTCGCTACTTGCTGGGGCTGGGGGTGATGACGTTGGGCATCACGCCATTGACCTCCTTTTTGCCCCTCTTCATGGAAGAGAAGGTGGGGCTGAGCTCAGGCAGCGTCATCCTCCTGCAGTTGGGCACCCTGGTCGGCACTCTGGCATCCAGTTATCTATGGGGCTGGGCAGCCGACCGCTATGGAAGTCGGCCCGTCATGTTGACCGGGGCCGGGATGATTGTCCTGCTGCCCCTCTTTTGGTGGGCCATGCCCCGTCACGAGAGTTGGAGCCTCTACGTGGCCCTGCTGATCGCCTTCTTCCAGGGGGTGGCCAACCTGGGCTGGGGCATCGGCGCCGGGCGTCTCCTCTTCGTGGGGATTGTGCCGACGGACAAGAAGAACGACTACCTGGCCCTCTACTTTGCCTGGGCAGGGCTGGTGGCCGGCGCCAGCCAATGGATTGGGGGGCAAATTCTGGATGGCTCCCGGGATCTCTCTGGCCGGATCTGGCTGCTGGATGTGGATGCCTATACGCCGCTGTTTGTCCTGGCGCTGGGGCTTCCGCTGGTCAGTGTGGTGCTTCTGCGCCAGGTGCGGGGGGACAGCCCGGTGAGCATGGGCGAGTTCGCGGGGATCTTCCTGCGGGGCAATCCCTTTCTGGCCATGGGTTCCCTCATCCGCTTTTACCGGGCCCAGGAAGAGCACGACGCGGTGCGGGTGACCGCTCGCCTGGGCGACGCCCACAGCCCGCTGACGGTGGACGAATTGTTGGAAGCCCTGGCCGATCCCCGCTTCAACGTGCGTTTTGAGGCCATCCTGGCCATCGCCCGGATGCCGCCCAACCCACGCCTGACCCAGGCCTTGGTGGACGTGCTCAACGGCAAGTCGCCAGCCTTGAGCGTGATTGCGGCCTGGGCCCTGGGCCGGATCGGCGACCGGGGCGCGCTGGATGCCCTGCGGGCCAGCCTGAATGCCGGTTACCGCTCCATCCAGGCCCACAGCGCCCGCTCCCTGGGGACCCTGGGCGATCAGGCCATGGTGCCAGAGCTGCTGGCGCGGCTGGCACAGGAATCGGATGAGGGGCTGCGGGTCGCCTACGCCTCGGCCCTGGGCAAGCTGGGGGCCCGGGGGGCCACCCGTCCCCTCCTGACGCTACTTCGGGACTGCCGGGACGAAGCCACCCGCATGGAGCTGGCCCTGGCGGTCGCCCGGCTGGTGGGCCAGGAGGGGCGTTTCATTCGGCTGTGGCGTCAGGCACGGGGTCAACCGGGTACGGCCCTGTCCCAGGCCGTGTCTGCAGTGGCCAGGGAGTGGCGTCGACACCTGGGGCAAGAGGAACCCCGCCTGGCCGAGCTGGCGACCTGCGCCGAGCTCTTTGCCCGGGAAGAATTGCTGGCAGCCGCCCAGGCGCTCAGCCAGCTCCTCCTCCAGGCGCCAGCCACCCTCTACGACGAGGAGATCCTGGATGTTCTGCATGAATGTGGCCTGCGGCTGCGCCTGTGTGGAGTTCGCCGTTTGGAGTACCTGCTGCTGGCTGTGCACACGTTGCGCTGGGGCTGGCGCTGA
- a CDS encoding RNA polymerase sigma-70 factor produces MNHEAIFNRLRPLLFSIAYRMVGSVMVAEDLVQEAYLRWHQVELAGVTSPKAYLTTVTTRLCLDYLRSAQVERESYVGLWLPEPLVQQRAGGWGLGGQPAEQLLQAESLSMAFLVLLQSLSPIQRAIFLLHDVFDYTYREIAEMLGEKEATCRQLGRRARQYIQEQRPRFEPEPARQAQLMEQFWVACQQGDLSRLMSTLAEDVALWSDSGGKVPAARKPVQGADPVARFLLGIVRRASASIQVVPGNANGQPAIFAYQDGTPTAALLFQIAPEGIAHIYIVLNPDKLQALLPLE; encoded by the coding sequence ATGAACCATGAAGCCATCTTCAACCGCCTCAGGCCCTTGCTCTTTTCCATCGCCTACCGGATGGTGGGCAGCGTCATGGTAGCGGAAGACCTGGTCCAGGAGGCCTACCTGCGCTGGCACCAGGTGGAGCTGGCCGGGGTGACCTCGCCCAAAGCGTATCTGACCACTGTCACGACCCGCCTCTGCCTGGACTATCTGCGGTCGGCCCAGGTGGAGCGGGAATCCTATGTGGGCCTCTGGCTGCCGGAACCCCTGGTCCAGCAGCGGGCTGGCGGGTGGGGGCTCGGTGGGCAGCCGGCCGAGCAGCTCCTGCAGGCGGAGTCGCTTTCCATGGCCTTCCTGGTGCTCCTCCAGAGCCTGAGCCCCATCCAGCGGGCTATCTTTCTCCTCCACGATGTCTTTGACTACACCTATCGGGAAATTGCCGAGATGTTGGGGGAAAAGGAAGCCACCTGCCGCCAGCTGGGTCGTCGGGCCCGGCAGTACATCCAGGAGCAGCGTCCCCGCTTTGAGCCGGAGCCGGCTCGCCAGGCCCAACTGATGGAGCAGTTCTGGGTCGCATGCCAGCAGGGCGACCTCTCCCGGCTCATGTCCACCCTGGCTGAGGACGTCGCCCTTTGGTCGGACAGTGGTGGCAAGGTGCCTGCGGCCCGCAAGCCGGTACAAGGCGCAGATCCGGTGGCCCGTTTTCTGCTGGGGATCGTGCGTCGGGCATCCGCGTCCATCCAGGTGGTACCGGGCAACGCCAACGGGCAGCCGGCCATCTTCGCCTACCAGGACGGCACGCCCACGGCCGCGCTGCTCTTCCAGATTGCACCCGAAGGCATCGCCCACATCTACATCGTGCTGAATCCCGATAAACTGCAGGCGTTACTGCCACTCGAGTAA
- a CDS encoding Gfo/Idh/MocA family oxidoreductase yields the protein MSPVKIGVVGCGAIAQVHHLPNLSDLPDLFQVTAVCDVSPGAAAYVARKFHVPHHFTDYRDLLAADVDAVLLCQSDPKTEVAVAALEAGKHLFIEKPMCFSLEEADAIIDARRRAGTVGQVGYMKVYDPAYEYARREVAGMANIRFVQVNHLHPRNELHLRQFDIRRFNDVPAGVMEATQAARRAARQQAIGEVSPAVERAFHLMAGSMIHDLYGMRVMLGLPAEIISSEIWLDGRAVSATLAYPNGARCVASWVDLPDLWDFKETLEVYGDDKRVIVSYPTGFARGILSAVTVQGIDEEGITFRREPALDWESAFVRELRHFHQCITQGIPCRTPVESARDDIRLIIQLVEAYKARHQAT from the coding sequence ATGTCCCCAGTCAAAATCGGCGTGGTCGGCTGCGGCGCCATTGCCCAGGTCCACCACCTGCCCAACCTCTCTGACCTGCCGGACCTCTTCCAGGTGACCGCGGTCTGCGATGTGTCGCCCGGCGCCGCAGCCTACGTGGCCCGCAAATTTCATGTGCCCCACCACTTCACCGACTACCGGGACCTGCTGGCCGCGGATGTGGACGCGGTCCTCCTCTGCCAGAGCGACCCCAAGACGGAGGTGGCCGTGGCCGCGTTGGAGGCGGGCAAGCATCTCTTCATCGAAAAGCCCATGTGCTTCTCCCTGGAGGAGGCCGACGCCATCATCGATGCCCGGCGGCGCGCCGGCACCGTCGGACAGGTGGGCTACATGAAGGTCTACGATCCGGCGTACGAGTACGCCCGCCGGGAAGTGGCCGGCATGGCCAACATTCGGTTTGTCCAGGTGAATCATCTGCATCCCCGTAACGAACTCCACCTGCGTCAGTTTGACATCCGCCGCTTTAACGACGTCCCGGCTGGGGTGATGGAAGCGACCCAGGCAGCCCGGCGGGCGGCCCGGCAGCAGGCCATCGGTGAAGTGTCGCCGGCGGTGGAACGAGCCTTTCACCTGATGGCCGGCAGCATGATCCACGACCTGTACGGCATGCGGGTCATGCTGGGGCTCCCGGCCGAGATCATCAGCAGCGAGATCTGGCTGGATGGCCGGGCCGTCAGCGCGACCCTGGCCTACCCCAACGGCGCCCGCTGCGTGGCCAGCTGGGTGGACCTGCCCGATCTGTGGGACTTCAAGGAAACCCTGGAGGTCTATGGCGACGACAAGCGGGTTATTGTCTCGTATCCCACCGGCTTTGCCCGGGGCATCCTCTCTGCCGTGACCGTTCAGGGCATCGACGAGGAGGGGATCACCTTCCGGCGGGAGCCGGCCCTGGACTGGGAAAGCGCTTTCGTGCGGGAGCTGCGCCACTTCCACCAGTGCATCACCCAGGGGATACCATGCCGCACCCCTGTCGAGTCGGCCCGGGATGACATCCGCTTGATCATCCAGCTGGTGGAAGCGTACAAAGCCCGCCACCAGGCCACGTGA
- a CDS encoding phytoene desaturase family protein, whose amino-acid sequence MTAPSWPIGFDAKTQRAQRKTRAIEEVSMQHQNASPTVAIVGGGLAGLTAAALLARAGADVTLLEQAREIGGRARTQRDDGFHFNLGPHALYQGSPALTIFAELGVPVPAGRVAVAGYAIHRGRLFPFPATGPAILASRLLGLADKWALLKVLARLEGLRLEGLGAISIGQWIQEHVRPPVARAFLHSLIRLTTYSHAPEELSADAGLEQLRLSTRGVLYVDGGWQTLVDGLQQVAEAAGARLLTGTRAEAVTVDEQGTVTGLRLADGHSLPASAVLVAASPETTAALLPPQAPTLRRLLAQQLPVQAACLDLGLSRLPRPAATFALGVDAAVYFSVHSAAARLAPDGRALIHAARYLPAHPRNDPESDRRELEEMLDRIQPGWRGAVVKQRWLPRLTVCHGLPRASLGGLAGRPGPLVAEVPGLYLAGDWIGPEGLLANASLASARQATQAILASAHSQQGNTRRARVAL is encoded by the coding sequence TTGACGGCACCATCCTGGCCGATCGGATTCGATGCGAAGACGCAGAGGGCGCAGCGGAAAACCAGAGCGATAGAGGAGGTATCCATGCAACACCAGAACGCCTCACCCACGGTGGCCATCGTCGGCGGCGGCCTGGCCGGTCTGACGGCCGCGGCGCTGTTGGCCCGGGCTGGGGCGGACGTCACCCTCCTGGAGCAGGCCCGGGAGATAGGCGGCCGCGCCCGCACCCAACGGGACGACGGGTTTCACTTCAACCTGGGCCCCCACGCCCTCTACCAGGGCAGCCCGGCCCTCACCATTTTCGCAGAGCTGGGCGTGCCGGTGCCCGCCGGCCGGGTGGCGGTGGCCGGTTACGCCATCCACCGGGGCCGGCTCTTCCCCTTCCCCGCCACAGGGCCGGCCATCCTGGCCAGCAGGCTCCTGGGGCTGGCCGACAAGTGGGCACTCCTCAAAGTACTGGCCCGGCTGGAGGGACTGCGCCTGGAGGGCCTGGGCGCCATCTCCATCGGCCAGTGGATCCAGGAACACGTCCGGCCGCCGGTGGCCCGGGCATTTCTCCACAGCCTCATCCGCCTGACCACCTACAGCCACGCCCCAGAGGAGCTCAGCGCCGACGCCGGTCTGGAGCAGCTGCGCCTCTCCACCCGAGGGGTGCTCTACGTGGATGGCGGCTGGCAGACCCTGGTGGACGGCCTGCAGCAGGTGGCGGAGGCCGCAGGGGCGCGCCTGCTCACCGGTACCCGGGCCGAGGCTGTGACGGTCGATGAGCAGGGCACGGTGACGGGCCTGCGGCTGGCCGACGGCCACAGCCTGCCCGCTTCGGCCGTCCTGGTGGCCGCCAGCCCGGAGACGACGGCGGCCCTGCTGCCCCCCCAGGCGCCCACACTGCGCCGGCTGTTGGCGCAACAGTTGCCCGTGCAGGCAGCCTGCCTGGACCTGGGCCTCTCCCGCCTTCCCAGACCAGCGGCCACATTTGCCCTGGGCGTGGACGCGGCCGTATACTTTTCGGTGCATTCGGCCGCCGCCCGGCTGGCTCCGGACGGCCGCGCGCTGATCCACGCGGCCCGCTACCTGCCAGCCCATCCCCGGAATGATCCGGAAAGTGACCGGCGTGAGCTGGAAGAGATGTTGGATCGGATTCAGCCCGGCTGGCGCGGGGCAGTGGTCAAACAGCGCTGGCTGCCCCGCCTCACCGTCTGCCATGGGTTGCCCCGGGCCTCCCTGGGCGGCCTGGCGGGGCGGCCGGGTCCGCTGGTGGCCGAGGTGCCCGGCCTGTACCTGGCCGGCGACTGGATCGGGCCGGAAGGGCTGCTGGCCAATGCCAGCCTGGCCAGCGCCAGACAGGCGACCCAGGCCATCCTCGCCTCCGCCCATAGCCAGCAGGGAAACACCCGCCGAGCCAGGGTCGCTTTGTAA
- a CDS encoding ABC transporter permease encodes MQRYILNRVLLAVPTVLGITILIFLAMRVLPGDPLALIISESSGTYVLSEEELQAARASLGLDKPYHLQYLDWMAQVLSGDLGTSFWTKEPIRDLILRRGPITAQIAVMAVIFSWLIGVPIGMLSAMWRNSLFDHLSRLGITIFIAVPSFWVGLLIILATVLWFTWRPPLTIVQIWEDPGANLAMTSLPALALGLGLAAATARMARSSALEVLYEDYIRTARAKGLSDQWVMWRHVFKNAMLPVITTSGLALGGLLGGAVSVERAFGVPGLGTLLVQALTERDWMMIQNLVLIYGVIFAVINLLVDISYAWFDPRIRYE; translated from the coding sequence ATGCAGCGCTACATTCTGAACCGGGTTTTGCTGGCTGTGCCCACGGTGCTGGGGATCACCATTCTGATCTTCCTGGCCATGCGGGTGTTGCCCGGCGATCCCCTGGCCCTGATCATCTCAGAATCGTCGGGCACCTACGTGCTGAGCGAGGAGGAGCTCCAGGCGGCCCGGGCCAGCCTGGGTCTGGATAAGCCCTATCACCTCCAGTACCTGGACTGGATGGCCCAGGTGTTGTCCGGCGACCTGGGCACCTCCTTCTGGACCAAGGAGCCCATTCGGGATCTGATCCTGCGGCGGGGGCCCATCACGGCCCAGATCGCGGTGATGGCCGTCATCTTCTCCTGGCTCATCGGCGTGCCCATCGGCATGCTCAGTGCCATGTGGCGCAATTCCCTGTTCGACCACCTCTCCCGACTGGGCATCACCATCTTCATCGCGGTGCCCAGCTTCTGGGTGGGCCTGCTCATCATCCTGGCCACGGTCCTCTGGTTCACCTGGCGCCCGCCCCTGACCATTGTGCAGATCTGGGAGGATCCCGGCGCCAACCTGGCCATGACCTCATTGCCGGCGCTGGCCCTGGGCCTGGGGCTGGCCGCAGCCACGGCACGCATGGCCCGCTCCTCGGCCCTGGAAGTGCTCTACGAGGACTACATCCGGACGGCTCGGGCCAAGGGGTTGAGCGATCAGTGGGTCATGTGGCGGCATGTCTTCAAAAATGCCATGTTGCCGGTCATCACCACCTCGGGCCTGGCCCTGGGTGGCCTCCTGGGTGGCGCGGTGTCGGTGGAGCGGGCCTTCGGCGTGCCCGGGCTGGGTACGTTGCTGGTCCAGGCCCTGACCGAACGGGACTGGATGATGATCCAGAATCTGGTGCTGATTTACGGCGTCATTTTCGCGGTGATCAACTTGCTGGTGGACATCAGCTACGCGTGGTTCGACCCGCGGATTCGCTACGAATGA
- a CDS encoding cupin domain-containing protein, with translation MGFDVFDYRTVDRNVLVTPEIRARLYHMKPGQVDRRHSHDLGHEVFLILEGEAEFTINGETRVLGPGQMCVALADEIHQVRNTLPDRETVMYLSVTPHIQPTHTGRNDDDSPQPPRFVPNANYHAETDPNVPVDLLLQRHLEAAQVAAEAAQANLERHRAMAHALRQARGANDLEAAATARNAMWETLYTLFKAMYALGSTWNELAPRMTEPRADVSPGA, from the coding sequence ATGGGATTTGATGTCTTCGACTATCGGACCGTGGATCGGAACGTGCTGGTCACGCCGGAGATCCGGGCGCGGCTCTATCACATGAAGCCCGGCCAGGTGGACCGGCGCCACAGCCACGACCTGGGCCACGAGGTCTTCCTGATCCTGGAAGGGGAGGCCGAGTTTACCATCAACGGCGAGACCCGGGTGCTGGGGCCCGGCCAGATGTGTGTGGCCCTGGCCGACGAGATCCACCAGGTGCGCAACACGCTGCCCGACCGGGAGACGGTGATGTACCTATCGGTGACGCCCCACATCCAGCCCACCCACACCGGCCGCAACGACGACGATTCGCCCCAGCCGCCCCGTTTTGTGCCCAACGCCAACTACCACGCGGAAACGGACCCGAACGTGCCCGTGGACCTCCTTCTCCAGCGCCATCTGGAGGCAGCCCAGGTGGCGGCTGAAGCGGCCCAGGCGAACCTGGAGCGGCACCGGGCCATGGCCCATGCCCTGCGCCAGGCCCGGGGGGCCAACGACCTGGAAGCAGCGGCCACGGCGCGCAACGCCATGTGGGAGACGCTGTATACCCTGTTCAAAGCCATGTACGCCCTGGGCAGTACCTGGAATGAACTGGCGCCCCGCATGACAGAACCCCGGGCTGATGTTTCTCCAGGCGCTTGA